TTTATGGTCTAGGTGACCCTGAGCAATATATGCAAATGCTGTTACATCTCAAAGTTGGTGAAGATTTAGGACTTAAGAAAGCACAAGCCAAACTTGTTGAAATGCAATATTCGCGTAATGATATGGATTTTAGTCGCGGAATTTTTCGAGTGCGCGGAGAGGTTTTAGATATCTTCCCAGCAGACTCTGAGAAAGATGCTATTCGGGTAGAGTTTTTTGATGATGAGATAGAAGCAATAAGCGTAATTGATTCGCTAACTTCTAGGAAGGTTAAATCACTTCATAGAGCTACAATTTTTCCAAGCACTCACTATGTCGCTTCAAAAGAGCGTAAAGAAATAGTAATAGAAGAGATTAAAAAAGAGCTCAAAGAAAGAGTTAAGTATTTTGAAGAAGAGGGAAAACTTCTTGAAGCACAAAGGATCGAGCAACGCACAAAATATGATATTGAGATGATTCAGGAACTTGGATATTGTACAGGAATAGAGAATTATTCAAGATTGCTTTCTGGAAGAGCTTCAGGTGATCCGCCACCTACTTTGATTGATTACCTCCCAGAGAATGCTTTAGTGATAGTTGATGAATCACATGTAACACTGCCTCAGTTTGGTGGGATGTATAAGGGGGATCTCTCGCGTAAGGCTAATCTTGTAAACTATGGTTTTAGGCTCCCATCAGCGTTGGATAATCGGCCATTAAAATTTGCTGAGTTTGAGAAACTGCTACCGCAGGCGATTTATGTATCAGCAACGCCAGCAAATTATGAATTAGAAAAATCTCAAAATACAGTTGAGCAAGTGATTCGTCCAACAGGATTGTTAGATCCTGAGGTTTTTGTCCGTCCAGTGACGATACAAGTTGAAGACGCTTTGTCTGAGATTAATAATGCTATTGCTAAAGATGAGAGAGTACTAATAACTACACTCACTAAAAAAATGGCAGAAAATCTCACCGAGTATTTGTCTGAACATGGGGCTAATGTTAGATATCTGCATTCAGATATTGATACTGTCGAAAGAGTACAGATAATTCATGACCTTCGTCATGGTGTGTTTGATGTGCTTGTTGGGATTAACCTTCTTAGAGAAGGCCTTGATATGCCAGAAGTTGGCGTGTTGTTAATATTTGATGCTGATAAAGAAGGCTTCTTGCGTTCAGAGAAGTCGCTTATTCAGACTATCGGGCGTGTGGCAAGAAACCAAAATGGCCGTGCTATTTTATATGCAGATGTTGTCACAAAGTCAATGCAGAAGGCAATCGATGAGACATTGCGCCGACGTAAACTCCAAGATGAATATAACCAAAAGCATAATATAACCCCAAAAACTATTATCAAGAATATTGATAATATGCTTGATAGTTCACCAGAGATGCAAAAACGCGCTTATAAAAATAATTTGCGCTTAAAGGTTGATGATGTCGATGTTTCGGCTATACTAAGTATGACTGAAGCTTCGAAGGTCATCAAAGCTCTCGAAAAGCGTATGCGAGCTTATGCAAAAGAGCTTGAATTTGAAAAAGCTACAACTATTAGAGACAAGATAGCTGAAATAAAGCAGAGGTTTATTAACTTGTAATTTTTATTAGATTTTTTAAAAAAGAAGTATTATTAATCATGGCAATAGAAAGTAGACTAAAAAAGGATAGACTTTTTTTGCGCTTTACTTGGGCACGGTTGCGAAACTACCTGATTAGAGCCAGAAAAAGCTTATATGCCTCTATCATACTTTGTGGTTTGATAGTAGGAGTTGATTTATATTTAGGGAATGTTGAATTTGTTACTCAATCGCTAGAGATTGGTATTACTCTAGCATTTATATTATTTATATTTTTTTTCTTAATAACAAAAGATGACAATCCTGTAGATATTATTATTTCTGGTGCAGAGGGCGAGACTACTGTATTGGATGAGTTAAAAAAACTTGATAATAACTTTGTGTTATTTAATAGGGTTGTTTTACCTGATGAAAAATCAACTATAGGTAATAGAGAGATTGATTTTATCGCGATATCACGTAAAGGCATATATATTATCGAAGTTAAAAATAACCGTGGCTATATTGAGGTTGAAAATATGGCTGAGCGATGGAATGTATCTAAAACCTCACAGAATAACAAGATCTATGCCAAGACAATTAAAAACCCTATCAGACAGACTTTTGCGCAGAAAAAAGTCTTACAGACATTCTTATACAAACAAAAGATTTATATAAAAGGTGTACCTGTAGTTACGATAGTTATCTTTGCGAATGAAGATGCGCAACTAAGTGAAAACTTTATTGCTGATGATGCTAATCAAGCAGTTCTTTCTTTAGAAAATTTGATACCTTTTATCAAAGCAAAAGAAGAATATCTAGAGAAGATGCCTACTCGTTCACGCCGAAAAATTATTAGAAAACTTGAGAAAAAATAATGCTTGATAATAGACCTATAGGTGTTTTCGATTCAGGTATTGGCGGTTTGACTGTCGTTAAAAACCTTATGAGCATATTACCAAATGAAGATATTATATATTTTGGTGATATAGCTAGAATACCATACGGGACGAAATCACGAGCTACAATCCAAAAATTTGCAGCTCAAACGGCGAAGTTTTTGATTGAGCAAGAAGTCAAAGCAATTATTATCGCCTGTAATACAATTTCAGCTATTGCTAAGGATATTGTCCAAGAGATTGCTAAAGCTATACCTGTAATAGACGTAATAACTGCTGGGGTAAGCTTGGTAGATAATCTAAATGCAGTTGGTGTAATTGCCACACCAGCAACTATTAATAGTAACGCTTATGCTTTACAGATTCACAAAAAGTACCCTAATATTGAGGTATATAGTAATCCATGTGGTCTATTTGTCTCAATGATAGAGGAAGGCTTTGTTAATGGTCAGATAGTAGAGCTAGTAGCTAAAGAGTATCTTGATTATTTTAGCGATAAGGATATTCAAGCTTTAATTTTAGGTTGTACGCATTATCCAATTATCAAAGAAAGTATTGCAAAAATTTTAGATGTAAAACTTATAGATCCGTCATTACAAGCTAGTAAAATGCTTTATTCGTTACTCTTTGAGAATAAGCTTTTAAATAGAGCTAACTCTAATCCACAATATAGATTTTATGTAACTGATATTCCCTTGAAATTTAGATCAGTTGGTGAAATGTTTCTTCAAACACAAATGCAACACCTTGAGATAGTTAGTTTAGATAGCTATTAAAAAATATAATTCTTTTGTAAATATTTCTTCTAAACAAAAATAAAACCCTGTATGATTTGCTAAATGTTAATTAACAACATCAGTTATAGATATGTACGATAAAGATAGTAGAAATGTAATATTACTTGCCGGAATTGGTGCAATCCTTGAGTTTTATGACTTTGTTTTATATATGATTTTTTCTAAAGAAATTTCAGCAACATTTTTTGCACAAATTACTAACCCAACAATCAAAGCTTTTTTAACAGTTCTGATATTTTCAATAGCTTATCTTGTTAGGCCATTTGCAGGAACTATTCTTGGTATTATTGGTGATTTGATAGGGCGTAGGCGACTTTTGTTATTTACAATACTACTTATGGGTGGTTGTTCTTTATGTATGGGATTAATGCCTAGCTATGCTCAATGGGGATTGTTTGCCAGCTTTACATTTGTGGTTTTGCGTATAATGCAAGGGATAGCTTTAGGTGGTGAATTACCGGGTGCGTATGTGATAGTTTATGAATCTGTCAAAGGTAAAATAGGTTTTGCTACAGCAATTTTATTTACATTTGTAACAGGAGGATTTCTATTTTCTGATTTTGTTGGTTTTATCCTTGAGTATATTTTTGGTGATTTTGCTTGGCGAGCTGGTTTTATCATTGGTGGGCTTTTAGGTTTTGTTGGCTATTATGTGCGTAGAAACCTTCATGAAACTCCAGAATTTGAGAATATTGATAAGCAAAAAAGAAATTCTTTTGGTTCTTTAGTGTCAACTTACGGAGCAAACTTATTTGCAGGAATTTGTATGGCTATTATAGTAGCGTTTGGCGGGGTAATGCTTACTCTTTATATTCATAAGTTTGTTGAAGATATTTTACCTGGTTATAACTCTGGACAAATCTCTTTAATTCTAATGCCAAGTGTTTTAACACTTACTTGTTTTACTTTTATATTTGGCTTTATATCGGATAAGGTTGGTATTGCAAAAATGTTTACCCTAGGAGCAGGACTTATTGTAGTTTGTGCTTTACCAGTATTTTACTTGATGAGTAGTATTGGCAGTGTCTCTTCTATAATTATTACTTCAATTGTAATTATGTTTTGCTATGCATTAGTTGCCGCTACATTTATATTTTTACTTTGTGATCTTTTTCCTACAGATGTTAGATTATCAGGTGTAGGACTTAGCTATAATCTTGCTTTTGCAATAGTTGGTGGGGTTGCTCCTTTGGCTAGTACAACAATTATAACAATGACAGCTTATAATTTCTTAGGTCCTGCTTTTGTTGGTATAATTTGTGGTGTGGTCGGTTTGTCAGGAATGTTTATCTATCTTAGAAAAGGTGGTTATCATAGAACTAATAAAGAGATGGTAGTTAAGCTTTAAGTCAAAATTAAATTGGAGTAGAATACTTTAATTTTTGATAAGGATTAGTAAAACTTAACATATGGCATCAAACAAAATTATGATATAGTTTCTGAGGCTAAATGTTTAAATGAGGTGGTAAGGAATGTTATATATCTTAGCCTAACAGGTCCACTACATTATTCCTTTTTAAGCTCATAAAAAATTACACACAAGCGATGAGCCTAAACTTAGAAGTTAATTACTATTTTTTAAAAACAGGAATGCAATGGCTTTATATGCCAGATATCTACGGATGTGACAGAGCTATTCATAATAGTTATAAAGATTAGGCAGATAAAGGTATCTGGAATGATCTTATGACTTATGTCTTAGATACTGACTTACAATCCTGAACTCGTTTCAGGATCTCAATAAAATCAATACTTATAGTGAGATGCTGAAATAAATTCAGCATGACATTTTTATATGTAGTTAGCTATACAGAAATAACTGTAATATTGACTGGCACGTATATCACGTATATAAAGAAAGACATTTTAGAAAAGTTTTTTCTAGGTTTGATAAAATGTGCGCTGCTTTTCTAAAATTTATTTCTCTAGCTAGCACTTTTATTTGACTTGGATGATTTTTTGTTTCTTTTTTTTTGAATATCTTGTGTTTATTTTTTTATTTACCAAAATTTATATTCGTACACTGCATAATAAAATTATAAAATATATTAAAATAAAGCTACAGATTAGAATAATGAAAGGAATAATAACTTTTACTTTATTTATATTTTTTTCTTTTATCTTTGCTTATGGAGATGGCACAAGCATAATAATTCAAGAAGGCCCAGATTATAATAACTACAACACACATACAAATAAAGATGAAAGCTTTCACGACGTCTTATCATGTTCGTTATGTGAAAGTAAAACAATTGACGCATTAGATCTAAATTACAGTAGAATTATTTTTCATGAGCCTTTTAAATCAAATAATAGTGAAATTATGGATTTGAGTGGGATATATTATACAGATGACATATTATGTTGTTCAACTGATAAAAATGAAACGGATGATATAATAAGTCTAATAGATAAATTCCATCTAAAAGCACAACAATCAGGTGATTATAGTCAAATATTAGATGAACTATCTATACTTTCAAACGAGAATGACCAAAAAGAACTAAAAATAAAATTAACTATAAATAATCCACCAGTATATATTGATTCAGAAATAAAAACAAAAATTGATAATTTAAAAAAGATGGTAGAGGAAAGAGATTTGCTAGTAGAAATACTCAAAGATTCACCAGAACAATTAGTAAAAAAGAATGAGTTAGATGAACAGTTGATAGAAATTGGAAGTAGTTTGCTAAAAATATTCAAAAGAGTAAGTGTGTTTGAGACAGTACTAGATAAATATAATTCGGTAGAAGCCTTAGAGATAAGAAATAAGTTAGAAACAGAATTGATGGAAATATTAAATAGTTTTAAAAATAAGCTAGAAGAAAAAAATGTTTTAGAAGAAAAACTAGTAAACGAAAAAGAAAGTTCTGAAAAAATACTGAAAGAAAGGGACATTATTGAAATAAAAATGATGGAAATATTAAATAATTTTGAAAGAGACTTACATGAAATGATGGCTTTACAAATGGTACTGGATAATGAAAGAGTGCAGTTAATGGCAATATGGATTAACGAAAATAATCACCTAACACAACAGCTTGATGATTTGAAAAATAAACGCGAAAGTGAGATAGCTCAAAAAATAAAAAATTTATTAGAAATAATTAAAGAAAGAAAAAAACTAACCAAATCAGCAAAAATAAAAAATAATTCAATAGAAAAAAATTCAAGCTTGGGAAACACTGATAGTTATGAAATAATTTTAACCGGTGATAATCAGTAATTGTATATAAACTCAGCTGATCTCTTTGAATTAAAGTTGATGAAATGCTACATTTCATCAACTCAAAAAAACAAAAAAACAAATGTTGACTTATCAAAGCATATGATAGAAGAACAAGCAAGACTATCGCTTGGGGTACAGGCAATCGTGATACTGCTACTTTCAGAAGCCTTTATAAAAGGTACAGCATTTAAAGAATTGATTGTTTTATACTCATGACTGGGATGCTTTTGCAAAAGTATTACCAAATAAAAGGCATATCATTGGTAAATCTGATACTGTTGCTATTGAGAGAGATAATAGTGACACTAGGCATAATTTAGCAAGAATGACTACAAGAACAAAGGTAGTATCTAGAAGTGAGAGACTGATTAAAAAACATTAAAGCTTTGGGTGAACTTGAGAGAGCAAAATATATTTGATAAATTTCAAGAAATGGCTTTATCTATCTTTTAGATTACACTCTCGAAAATTCTAGGTTTTTTTGCAATTATCATTATCTTATAAAAACGCAATCATAATATTTTTAAATACTATAACTAAATAGTTGTTGTGCTATAATTTTTTGTGAAAGTATTTTTATTTCAAGGTGTTTTTATGTCGCGTAATAGTGTTTTTAATGGCTATGTTCCTTATGCAAATGTTTATGATGAAATCTTCACAGCTGATGGCAAAGTACGAGAGGATGTTCGCCAAGCTATCAAAGCTATAGATGAATTAAATTTAGAAACATTGTATGAGAAACAGAAGTTTGTCGATGCCTCATTTCTAAAAAGTGGTATTACATTTACAGTTTATAGTGATAGCCAGGGTACTGAGAAGATATTTCCTTTTGATTTAATTCCAAGAATTATTTCAGAAGATGAATGGCATAAATTAGAAAGAGGCTTGAAACAAAGATTGAAAGCATTAAATGCTTTTTTAAATGACATTTATGCTGAGCAAAAAATACTCCAAGATGGCATAATCCCTAAAGAGCTTATAGAGTCATCAGAAGAATATCTACCGCAAATGAGATGGATAAAGCCACCACATGGGGTATATTGTCATATTGCTGGACTTGACCTTATTAAAGATGAAAGTGGTTTTATGGTGTTAGAAGATAATGTCAGGACACCTTCCGGAGTTTCGTATGTATTAGAGAATCGTAATTCTTTAATGAAAGTGATTCCTGAAGCATTTACTAATACAAATATTAAAAAAGTAGTAGATTATTCTACGGAATTAAGAAAGGCCTTGTCAAGTATTTCTCCAACAGTTGATGGTAAAAAAGGTCTAAGTGTAGTCTTAACACCAGGTCAGTATAATTCAGCATATTTTGAACATAGTTATTTAGCGCGTAAGATGGGCTGTGAATTAGTCCAAGGTTCAGATTTGTTTGTACATAACAAACATGTTTATCTAAAAACTACAAAAGGTCCTAAGCTTGTTACTGTGGTTTATAGAAGAATAGATGATAAGTTCTTAGATCCAC
This Francisella opportunistica DNA region includes the following protein-coding sequences:
- a CDS encoding IS1 transposase — protein: MFYTHDWDAFAKVLPNKRHIIGKSDTVAIERDNSDTRHNLARMTTRTKVVSRSERLIKKH
- a CDS encoding circularly permuted type 2 ATP-grasp protein, giving the protein MSRNSVFNGYVPYANVYDEIFTADGKVREDVRQAIKAIDELNLETLYEKQKFVDASFLKSGITFTVYSDSQGTEKIFPFDLIPRIISEDEWHKLERGLKQRLKALNAFLNDIYAEQKILQDGIIPKELIESSEEYLPQMRWIKPPHGVYCHIAGLDLIKDESGFMVLEDNVRTPSGVSYVLENRNSLMKVIPEAFTNTNIKKVVDYSTELRKALSSISPTVDGKKGLSVVLTPGQYNSAYFEHSYLARKMGCELVQGSDLFVHNKHVYLKTTKGPKLVTVVYRRIDDKFLDPQFFNPESMLGVSGIIQAYKAGNVVLANAVGNGIADDKAIYPYVHKMIEYYLNEKPILAQVKTYFCSEENDRNYVLNNLDKLVVKEANGSGGYGMLIGPQASADEIQEFAAKIKAKPRAYIAQPLVELSTSPTFVDGRIVPRRVDLRAFLVTGKNTWILPGGLARVALKDGSYVVNSSQGGGSKDTWVLGREK
- a CDS encoding nuclease-related domain-containing protein → MAIESRLKKDRLFLRFTWARLRNYLIRARKSLYASIILCGLIVGVDLYLGNVEFVTQSLEIGITLAFILFIFFFLITKDDNPVDIIISGAEGETTVLDELKKLDNNFVLFNRVVLPDEKSTIGNREIDFIAISRKGIYIIEVKNNRGYIEVENMAERWNVSKTSQNNKIYAKTIKNPIRQTFAQKKVLQTFLYKQKIYIKGVPVVTIVIFANEDAQLSENFIADDANQAVLSLENLIPFIKAKEEYLEKMPTRSRRKIIRKLEKK
- a CDS encoding MFS transporter, producing the protein MYDKDSRNVILLAGIGAILEFYDFVLYMIFSKEISATFFAQITNPTIKAFLTVLIFSIAYLVRPFAGTILGIIGDLIGRRRLLLFTILLMGGCSLCMGLMPSYAQWGLFASFTFVVLRIMQGIALGGELPGAYVIVYESVKGKIGFATAILFTFVTGGFLFSDFVGFILEYIFGDFAWRAGFIIGGLLGFVGYYVRRNLHETPEFENIDKQKRNSFGSLVSTYGANLFAGICMAIIVAFGGVMLTLYIHKFVEDILPGYNSGQISLILMPSVLTLTCFTFIFGFISDKVGIAKMFTLGAGLIVVCALPVFYLMSSIGSVSSIIITSIVIMFCYALVAATFIFLLCDLFPTDVRLSGVGLSYNLAFAIVGGVAPLASTTIITMTAYNFLGPAFVGIICGVVGLSGMFIYLRKGGYHRTNKEMVVKL
- the murI gene encoding glutamate racemase, with the protein product MLDNRPIGVFDSGIGGLTVVKNLMSILPNEDIIYFGDIARIPYGTKSRATIQKFAAQTAKFLIEQEVKAIIIACNTISAIAKDIVQEIAKAIPVIDVITAGVSLVDNLNAVGVIATPATINSNAYALQIHKKYPNIEVYSNPCGLFVSMIEEGFVNGQIVELVAKEYLDYFSDKDIQALILGCTHYPIIKESIAKILDVKLIDPSLQASKMLYSLLFENKLLNRANSNPQYRFYVTDIPLKFRSVGEMFLQTQMQHLEIVSLDSY
- the uvrB gene encoding excinuclease ABC subunit UvrB, whose protein sequence is MSENKFNLVTRYAPAGDQPKAIESLVTGVNNGLQHQVLLGVTGSGKTYTMANVIQQTQKPCLILAHNKTLAAQLYSEFKQYFPDNAVEYFVSYYDYYQPEAYVAASDTYIEKDSSVNEHIEQMRLSATKAILERNDVIIVATVSAIYGLGDPEQYMQMLLHLKVGEDLGLKKAQAKLVEMQYSRNDMDFSRGIFRVRGEVLDIFPADSEKDAIRVEFFDDEIEAISVIDSLTSRKVKSLHRATIFPSTHYVASKERKEIVIEEIKKELKERVKYFEEEGKLLEAQRIEQRTKYDIEMIQELGYCTGIENYSRLLSGRASGDPPPTLIDYLPENALVIVDESHVTLPQFGGMYKGDLSRKANLVNYGFRLPSALDNRPLKFAEFEKLLPQAIYVSATPANYELEKSQNTVEQVIRPTGLLDPEVFVRPVTIQVEDALSEINNAIAKDERVLITTLTKKMAENLTEYLSEHGANVRYLHSDIDTVERVQIIHDLRHGVFDVLVGINLLREGLDMPEVGVLLIFDADKEGFLRSEKSLIQTIGRVARNQNGRAILYADVVTKSMQKAIDETLRRRKLQDEYNQKHNITPKTIIKNIDNMLDSSPEMQKRAYKNNLRLKVDDVDVSAILSMTEASKVIKALEKRMRAYAKELEFEKATTIRDKIAEIKQRFINL